The Vigna radiata var. radiata cultivar VC1973A unplaced genomic scaffold, Vradiata_ver6 scaffold_984, whole genome shotgun sequence DNA segment TANTTTAATATACCTGAATTAGGTCTTCCCAGACTTCTTCCTCCGCATCAAATCGCATCGTGATGGGGTTCCATGCAAAACCGCTTAATCCAGAAAATAGATCATGAACCTCACGCCATTTATCTTTCAATACTTTCTGACggtttttaacattattttttgtaatgacAACATACCCAGAGACATGTAGACTATCAACAATGTTAGTATACGCCTGAGATGTCCAACTCCCGTCAACCCTATTACCGATTCTTGATTCCTCAATCATAGAGTGTAACAGACGTGCGTCCATGTCCTCAGTCCACTTTGTGAACTCTCTCGTAGGAGCAGATGACTCAATCGCGGTTGCCTTACCTCGGTTCATTATATACCTACttgataaacaaaatagtaaaaagttAAGACACAACATCCATTCAATAATGTTCTTTTAATACTGATAACATCCATTAGTCATACAGCATACAACACAATCAAATACACTAACTAAGAGTTCTGATAATCTCGCCACATTTGATCTGCTATGGCATCCCTAATATTACTACCCATCCTATGATCCTCTTCCCTAAGTTGAGACGATGACACATTATGCTCTTGTCTTTCATTCAACTCATTATCAACTTCTTCAAGTAATGAGTCCTCATTATCCACGGTACGAAGGAAGTTGTGCAAGATGCAACATGCTAAGATAATCTTTGTCATAGTCTCCAAATCATAGTGTGGTTCAGTGCCACTTCCAATGATAGGGAATCGTTTTTTCAACACACCAAAACTTCTTTCAATTACATTTCTCAATGATGAATGTCGATGATTAAACAACTCGCGCGCATTTTGTGGTCCTCTGCGTGTATATTCCTTAAGGTGATATCTGACGCCTCTATATGGTGTCAAAACCGTGCTTTTCAACATAAATCCAGCATCACCCAGGTAGTATTTTCCTACAATTTTGAACTTGTAAGGCTATTTAATCACTACTGTCATATAAAGGTATGTAGTGAACAACAGAACAATTTANACACTAACCTTGGGGGATAACCAACGGATCATCTCGATCTAAagcatttttcaaaattcttgaaTCTGATGCAGTCCCTTCCCACCCAGCAAGAACGTATGTGaatttcatgtcaaaatcaCAAGCGGCGAACACATTTTGAGTTGgccaatcttttcttcctcgaaATCTCGGAGCATCAGATCTTGCCACCTTTACACGAACATGAGTACCGTCTATGGCCCCTAAACAA contains these protein-coding regions:
- the LOC106778635 gene encoding protein ALP1-like, whose translation is MEEELDFSYLDGEDIDDDVVGVNFNIISVIRRHLEITTAMAAVTMLCIVAHALSILEINXSDSSSVSISLPERDRRREKLMSYLVHTNRXRDIIRMGPEAFINLCERVRSTGLVKDAIRSTVEQQVAQFLHIIGHNVKNRSVAFFFHRSGSTVSRHFHNVLDAVINLESEFLIQPTGNEVQPYILNNNRFYPYFKDCLGAIDGTHVRVKVARSDAPRFRGRKDWPTQNVFAACDFDMKFTYVLAGWEGTASDSRILKNALDRDDPLVIPQGKYYLGDAGFMLKSTVLTPYRGVRYHLKEYTRRGPQNARELFNHRHSSLRNVIERSFGVLKKRFPIIGSGTEPHYDLETMTKIILACCILHNFLRTVDNEDSLLEEVDNELNERQEHNVSSSQLREEDHRMGSNIRDAIADQMWRDYQNS